Proteins encoded within one genomic window of Rhododendron vialii isolate Sample 1 chromosome 1a, ASM3025357v1:
- the LOC131302511 gene encoding uncharacterized protein LOC131302511, translating into MVDWWVCIYDRITQSRLPSPFLGMTLLYCWWIWRARNDFIFNGIVWATDAVSRKAQGDFYEFQDANTKVPHPPLSSSLMGTLVWQRPKMNVLKINVDAAICRSSNTIGTGAVARRDNGQVIGIFIAIHDGINSSRIAEALAIRNGLKLGAALKHPKVHIESDAEAIVRSCSDDQVPPSDIAVVIHNCLVFEEIFHFLCFWLC; encoded by the coding sequence ATGGTTGATTGGTGGGTATGCATCTACGATCGTATAACACAGAGTCGTTTGCCCTCTCCCTTCCTAGGTATGACTTTACTTTATTGTTGGTGGATATGGCGAGCAAggaatgattttattttcaatggaATAGTTTGGGCAACGGATGCTGTTAGTAGGAAAGCGCAAGGTGATTTTTATGAGTTTCAGGACGCTAACACTAAGGTCCCCCATCCCCCATTGAGTTCCTCTTTGATGGGGACCTTGGTGTGGCAGCGACCTAAAATGAATGTGCTAAAGATAAACGTCGATGCGGCGATTTGTAGGAGCTCAAATACTATTGGCACAGGAGCAGTGGCTCGAAGGGATAATGGTCAGGTTATAGGTATTTTTATAGCTATTCATGATGGAATCAACTCGTCTAGAATTGCTGAAGCTTTGGCCATTCGCAATGGGTTAAAACTGGGGGCTGCTCTAAAGCATCCTAAGGTGCATATTGAATCGGACGCGGAGGCGATTGTAAGGAGTTGCAGTGATGATCAAGTCCCTCCCTCCGATATAGCAGTAGTTATTCATAATTGTTTAGTCTTTGAAGAAATCTTTCACTTCCTGTGTTTTTGGCTTTGTTAA